A window from Panulirus ornatus isolate Po-2019 chromosome 29, ASM3632096v1, whole genome shotgun sequence encodes these proteins:
- the LOC139758012 gene encoding uncharacterized protein: MTSLLKALLVVAFCGSAWASCSESEMIECRTSSYCTRLRYICDGDNDCNDRSDEDNLLCSIWRNNDCSRGSVKCHRFGSSDCVTISRYCEIQDPPCQGDLDMRICEMLKSEKLQHIDTIVLPADIEVTGTPGMNDLEQSEALAEEFVHQIDHTYRNAECPQLYTRIGDACISVFFIGNVSWGDAGAFCNSIGGDLITFDDVIQFTNVVRHLGAHQITSDFWIGGRLLNNSQGWTWNNGKLMEMGAPYWAVRYNIEQCSSRVIQSERNFTRLANDGYCYHYAQSPEESVYGHCAAMTYNNYFYISDEDCLIKKSPLCIHKP, encoded by the exons ATGACCTCTTTGCTCaaggcactgctggtggtggcgttcTGTGGCTCAG CATGGGCATCGTGCTCGGAGAGCGAGATGATCGAGTGCAGAACGAGCAGCTACTGCACACGCCTGCGCTACATCTGCGACGGCGACAACGACTGCAACGACAGGTCTGACGAGGACAACCTCCTGTGCTCG ATCTGGAGGAATAACGACTGCAGCCGAGGAAGTGTCAAGTGCCACAGGTTCGGATCTAGCGACTGCGTCACCATCAGCCGATACTGCGAGATCCAGGACCCTCCCTGCCAGGGCGACCTCGACATGAGGATCTGTGAG ATGCTGAAATCTGAAAAGCTTCAACACATCGACACCATTGTGCTGCCGGCTGACATTGAAGTTACAG GAACACCGGGAATGAACGACCTAGAGCAGTCAGAGGCCTTGGCCGAGGAGTTCGTCCACCAGATCGACCACACCTACAGGAACGCCGAGTGCCCGCAGCTCTACACACGCATCGGCGACGCATGCATCTCCGTCTTCTTCATCGGAAAC GTGTCCTGGGGTGACGCTGGTGCCTTCTGCAACTCCATCGGCGGAGACCTCATCACCTTCGACGACGTCATCCAATTCACCAACGTCGTTCGTCACCTCGGAGCACACC AGATTACTTCTGACTTCTGGATCGGTGGACGTCTGCTGAACAATTCACAAGGATGGACCTGGAACAATGGCAAGCTAATGGAGATGGGCGCCCCATACTGGGCCGTCAG GTACAACATCGAGCAATGTTCGTCACGCGTCATCCAATCTGAGCGCAACTTCACCCGCCTTGCCAACGACGGATACTGCTACCACTACGCCCAGTCCCCAGAGGAATCGGTGTATGGACACTGCGCCGCCATGACCTACAACAACTACTTCTACATCAGCGACGAGGACTGTCTCATCAAGAAGAGCCCCCTCTGTATCCACAAACCTTAA